CACTCATAATCTGCTTTCTGGGTTGCTCATCGCGGGCGGGATGGCGCTCTTCTTAGTTGTTCTCTTCCCATTTTTATTTGGCGATGGTTATCGAGAGAGCGTGCGCATCGCCTGGTATCTCCTCCCGATAGTAGTACTCCTTCCACTCAAGAGTTACCTCACGAGCTACTTTACCGCAAATCATCGAATCACCCTTTTGATCGTTACCTATTTGGTCGGAAACGTTCTGGCTGGCATCATATTTTACTTAGTTCGCGCTGAAGGCGCAGGTATCGCTGGGAGCCTATACGTAGCAACACTTGTTCTGATAACTACGATACTTCTGTTACTTAGCTATTTTCCAGATGCCGCTTCAAGAAAAACAGCCTCTATTTGATCAGAAATTTTCTGAGCTGCAAATTTTCGTTCGTAGAGTTCAATTGAGGACTGAGAGAATCGAGAAAGAAGGGTGTGGTCTAAAAGAAATCTCTCCACGGATGTCTCGATGAAGCTCTCAATTGGTTTCATTTTTCCCTCATCTTGGAATCGAAAAAGATCGGTATAGAAATCGGCCGGACTATAGTATTTTCCTAGCATTCGGTATGTTTCAGGGTCGTAATCTTTAAGCGGATGATCGGGATAGACGAATCCGTTCTCATTATCGATAACCATCTCCGTTGTCGCATACTGGTCTGTCGCTATGATTGGCATACCATGTGCCAGTGCCTCGATAAGGACGAGGCCAAAACCCTCGCGAAAAGTTGGGAGAACAAAAATATCATGTGTTCGGTACATCTCCCGCATTTCTGCTTCATTTAGTTTTGCATCAATGAGAGTGAGTCCAGGAATTGATCGTAGATAGTTCAAGTCCTGTTCTTTAATCATACGAAGAACGGTTATGATGGTCAGCGTGACATTGTGGTTCTTCTTCCTTAATGCCTCGAAACCGTGGGCAAGCTCGATTCCGCCCTTCATGTAAAAGAGCCCAGCAAAGAGAAGTTTGAGAGATCCCGACCAGCCTTTTGGCGGTGCTGCTGTTGTATCAACGAGTGGGTACACTACGCAAGCTTTTTGAGCGGCGGCGGTGGTTATCCAAGACGGGTAATGAACGGAAGCAAAGAAGCTTTTGCGCGAAGCTTCGCTCATAAAAATGAGCTGTTTGCATTGCGGGGAGAGAATTGATAACGCGATGATGAACCGAGCGATAGGATTTTTTGCTATACCAACGTCGTAACTGAACGGGGCGAGTCCTGTCTCGAGGTATGTGACAAACGGACGGTTGGAAAAAAGGAAACAGCCATAGGTGAATAGTACATCACCGCTAGTCGTAAGCTTGATCCTAATGTTGGGTATTCCCAAAATGCGACGTAATCTGACAAACCACGAATCCTTCCGTCGCCGCATCTCTCGATCAAAATCTGGCAACGATGCGTAGCTGAACTTTTTGGTCTTTGATTGTTGCCAAACAAAGTCGACTTTTTGTAGACCTCTGCCAAAGTTTAGTATGTGTTGACGTAAATATGGCTGGAAAAGCAATACGATCGGTTTCATGATCGTGTTTTTCTGAGTACAAGGAGAATGGAATGGCTGGAGTAAGGAGCTAGGAGGCGTGCGAGAATGAAGCTGAGAACTTGCGCAAAGATATTCTTTCCCGCGTAGATAGATTTTAGCAAGGACTGAACAGGGCCGGTGAGCTCGTCTTTTGCTCCTTTTAGTCCTTCTAGTGGACGTTTTTCGACGAGTGTGAATCCGTGACCTTTCAAATCTTTAATAACTAACTCTTCGGGAAGGGCAAACTGATAGAAATTCCCATTCTTTATTAGCTCCGAATTGAAAATCAAAAACTTCGATCGACGAGCTTTGTTTCGGCGAAGTTTTGACATGTGGGGAAAGGTAAGAAAAAGATATCCATCTGGCCGGACGACACGAACCATTTCCTTGAGGATAGCCTCGTAGCCGTCATAAAAATGTTCGATAACGCCGAGTGACCAGTATCCATCAAAAGTGTTATCGGGATATGGTAGCGATCTAACATCACCGTGTTCAAAGTGGTGTAGCGGAAAAAGGGATTGGAGGCGATCTATGATATTTTCTGCAAAGTCGATCCCATAGGCCTCATAGCCACGTTCCTGAAGTGAATAGACGAACTGCCCCTTTCCACAGCCTCCCTCGAGAATTTTTGAACCGAGGGGAAGGTATTTTTTTGTGGTTGGATAGACGAATCTTTCATGGATCCCTGCGGTCACATGTTTTTGTAACTGCTCATCTTGCCATTGCCGATCCCAAAAATCTGGCGTGGCGGATTCGGCAAAAAAAACAAGTCGATTGTGTGACGGATCAAAATATTTCATCATAATCCGGTCGGTTTTTTGGCGCGAATTACCATCTCATTGAAGAGCATTGACGGAAGGTACGGTACGAGAAATCGATGTCGGCCAAGAATGAGAACCGTCAAAAAATCATTTATGTTGAATCCAGCTTTCTTCAACATGAAACGGATGAGTCGCGGGGTGAAGAAAGTGTGGTGTTTGTAGAATCCGGATGTCATGTACATGCCTTCTTGATGAGAGATGCCGAAGAGCATCTTGACGCGCGAAACGAGTCCGACATCACTCGGAATAGTGATGAGCATAGCGCCGCCTGGTTTCAGAACGCGGCCAGATTCGCGGAGGAGGCCGATCGGGTCGAAGACATGCTCGACGATATCGCCAGCCCAAACGATGTGAAAGGTAGCATCCGGAGGGGGAATACCTTCATCCAGATTAGCTCGCTTCGCATCGATCCCACGTGCAACAGCTTTTTTTACCGCTTCCTCTGAGAAATCGAGTCCAGTTACGTGGTAGCCGAGATTCTGTAAGTTTTTACTAATTCGTCCACTACCGCAACCAATGTCGAGTACGTGGACGGCATTATTTGGAAGCCCAAGTTCGCTTACTGTTTTTTTGAGGAGGTCGAGCATGAGTCGCTCTTCCTTACTGACTGTACAAAAGTCCTCGTTGGCGTATCGTTGATTCTCTCGGTCTTCGGGTTTCATTTCAATGGTTGTCAGTGAGTAAAGTTTCGTACGAACGTATCATGTTATCGAGATTGTACGTGGACTTAGCTCGTTTGTGGGAGTTCTCAGACAAGGTGAGGAGATCGGTAGTTACGTCGTGTATCGCATCGGCGAACATCCTATACTGGTAGCCGGAAAATGGATACGCGTCTCTATAAGGGTCCGAATCATTCTGAACGGCGACTGTTTTTCCATTGTAGCCGGATTCGATGAGTTCTGGAATGCTCCCTCGCTCGAAGGCAACCGTCGGTAATCCAGCCGCCATAGCTTCGAGAACACTATTTGGGCAAGCCGACTGGTCGGAAAAGAGGAATATGTCGTATCCCGAAAGTAGCCCCAGCATCTCATCATTTTTTCGTTTTCCCATGAAATGGATATTGTCAGGAAGACCTTCGAAGAGCGACCGGAGATTCTCTGTGTAAGAACCGTAGATGTCGAGCAGGAAGGCCTCGGGATCGAGGTGCTTTACCGACTCCACAATCGGTTCTATCTGGTCGCGGCGGCGGAACTTGGCAAAGGTGACAAGTTTTGTCGGGGGACTGGAGCTGAATGGATTTCGGGCTTGTATCTTTTCAACGTCGACACCATTGTAAATGACAGTGGTATGCTTCGCTCCAGTCTTTCCGATAAAGAGTTCGCAGGAACGTTGGCTGAAAGTGCTTTGGTAAATGACGGTGTCAGCGAGGAATCGATGAATGATCCACATCTTCAGATTGTAGAGTGGATACAGTCGACCGGCTGGAGTGGCAGGATGATACACGCCATCAAGGCGCTGGACAACCTTTTTTCCGATAAGTTTGGCATATAGAGGGATCCAGAGTGGGCAGTCCGCGATGATAAGGAGGACATCGAAATCACTCTGAAATTGATTGAGTAACGTATGCCCATGAACAGAGATGCGGTCACGAAACTTTGCCGCAAAGGTCGCGGTGCCACCGATGTCTTTAATTTCAAATGGAAGGAGGATTTTCATAAACTAGCCTAAATATTTCCGTTTGAGATGGCGTAGCCAATCAGGAGCGAGGGCAACGGCAAGCGGTTCAAGTATGAAGCGGTATTCGGTAAAGGGTCGTTGGTAGTGCTTGAGATATTTGAACTGCGTCTTTACGCACTGCAACATCTGCTCACGCTGGCGGCGGGCAGTGAGGGTTCCTTCAGTCATCCGAAAACAGAGTATTTCGGGAACATTTGCGAAAACGGTTTCCGGGAGGAGACGGAGCCAGAGGTCATAGTCTTGGCCATAACGTATGGTTTCGTCATATCCGCCGAGGTGTTTTACTATGTCGGTCCGGAAGAGGACGCAGCTATGCGCGAAGGGGTTACGTTTGAAGATCGACTGCCTGATTTCAGTATCAGTCTCGGGTAGCGATAACCGTTTCGATCCATGGGAAGAGATGTTTTCATACCAGGATCCAATGATTCCGCATCCCGGATGTGAATCAAAATATTCCAATTGTTTTTGGAGTTTCTCGGGATGCCACCAATCATCGGCATCGATGCGCGCCGTGTAGGGTTCGCTGATCACTGCAAGTCCCGCATTGAGGGATTGGGTAAGGCCAAGGTTCGTTTGGTTCTTGATGATCGTGAACCGTGATTCTCCGAAACGCGACTGCCAATGCGTGAGACGAGCCCCAGTATTGTCACTTGAGGCATCGTTAACCGCTATTATGCGGAAATCCTGAAAAGTCTGCGCCGAAAGGCTCTCGAATGTCTTGTCGAGCGTCTGTTCAGCATTAAAGAGAGAAATAAGGACAGCGCATTTCATATAGAGTGAAGGAAATCATTCCAGTCCTGCGCAATTGAGACCAGTCCATGGCGGACTTTGATGGTGGTTTTGGCCTGTACCATGATGCTCTGAGCGGCAGCTGGATCAGTGATAAGTTGCTTGATAGCCTCTGAAAGACGACTAACATTTTCTGCTGGGACGAGGAAACCTGTTGTCTCATGTTCGATGCAAGCGCGGTTTTCGGGGATATCGGTCGAGATGACGGGGACGCCGGCGGCCATTGCCTCTAGGATAGCATTGGACTGGCCTTCGAAGAGCGTCGGCAACACGAAGAGGTGGGAGAGTTTCAAAATGGCGGGTACGTCGCTCCGTCGACCGAGGAGTCGGATGGCGTCCTTCGAACGAAAGGAGGCGATTATGGTCTCTATATTCCTTCGCTCTTTACCGTCTCCGACCAGGAGGAGTCGTAGATGCGGGAAGTCTGGCCAGAGAGCTTCGAAGGCTTTCAGCAGAAATTCATGACCCTTATTCGGGTGGAGATTGGCCACGCAGGTGATGACGAAATTATCCGGACCGATAGTGAGCGTAGCCCGAAGTTCTGGATCGGGAGTGAGTTGGTCAAAGTACCCGGTATCGATCCCATTTGGGATGACCGTGATGTTTTCAGCTGCTACGCCGATACGCTGGACGTAAAAGTCTTTGACGGCTTCAGAATTGGCGAGATAGCGCCGAACAAGAGGTTTCGAGAGCCATTCGAAGATCCGAGCAATCGCGTAGCGGGGATGATTGAAGGTGGTTCGGAGGAAAGGGACGATCGGTGCATGAGTGGCGCCGATGAGCGCGAGGCGGCCGAGGACGTCAGCGTGAAAGAGATAGGTGATGATGATATCGGGATTCTTCTCCTGGACACGTGCTCTGAGCCGTCGAATTCCAGCAGGGCTCAGTAGGTGGTGAGTGTTGATCGATTCCACCGGGATGCCGACCGGCCTGAATTTCGGCGCGAGCTCACCCGGTTCTTTCAGGGTCAGAACCAGGTGTTCAAAGTCAGAAACGAGCGGCAGAGTGCGAAGCAACATGTTCTCACAGCCGCCGTTTCCGAGCGAATGGATGAGGTGGATGATGCGGCGCCTAGTTGCCATAGATACCCGTTGCGGTGATACCGGCCTCTGGATGCTCGTATGATTTTGTATTTTTCAGATGTGCCGCTGCGAACCACTCCTCAATTGTTTCGACGAAATAGTAATTGCTTTTTGGTGTGGCGAGGACATCAAAAGCATCATTCAATTTCATATTGAACGGGAAATGGCGGTAGTAGTTGAAGGGAAGTTTTTTCTCAAGATCGGGGAAACCAATATCGGCAATCCAGCGACCGAAGAGGTTGATACCATGGACGACTCCGCCGGGGAGATAACAGAGCTTGTACAGGATTGGCTTGGGAAGGTGTCGGAGGACGGCACGGAGTGGCTCGTAGAAATAGAGTGCCCGCCCATTGTCTCGGCGATTGTACACCCAGATAAGGAAACGCCCGCCTTGTTTCAGTACTTTCGGAAGCGCAAGAAATCCTTGTTTCGGCTCGGGTAAGTGGTGGAGGACGCCGATGGAGTAGGCAAAGTCAAAGGCTCCATGGAACGGCATCGCATAAATGTCGGCCTGGATGATGCAGGCATTCGGTAGTTCTTTTGTCATCTCGTAAGCGACAGCGACGCTTTCGCCAAGGTCGGAGCCGATCGCCATCTCAGCGCCAGAGAGCGCAGCCCATTTCGTGAATCGACCGGACCCGCAGCCAATATCGAGCGTACGCTTTCCGGTGAGATCCGCTTCCTTTACAAAAGGGCTGAGGAAGTGGAGGAAGTTCTGTTGCTCATAGTCGTTCTCGCGATAAATGTATTTCCATTCGTAGGCGAAACTTTCCCCGGTCTTCTTTTGATGGGCGAGGAAGGCATCGAGATCATTGATCGCATCAATCGCGCCCTGCCACTCAGCCTCGGCGCTTGCCGTAAGTCGTTCACGATACGTGCGGAAGAACGTGAGCTTTTCCTGGAGCATGTTCTGTCGAAGTTCGCCTACGAGGAAGCGCGGAATGCCATCAATGATTGGGTACCAGTTTGAGTTGCTCTCGAGGACGCCATCGACTACGTGTTCGCCGTCTTTTTTGAAGGCATTGAGGGTAATGGCTGAACCATCGATGGGGTCCGAGAACAGACTGATGAATCGTTCACGCATACGGAAAAATGTCAGGAAAACGGCTGATTACTAGGGTATTTTACCCCTTCCCGAAGTATTCTTCAAACCAGAGTTCGAGGGTGAGGAGAGCCCAGATATGAGGCGCAAAATTGATGTTTGTCTGATTGTGTTGGTCAAGGATTCGTTTCACGGCATCTCGTCGGACGATTTCCCTTCGAACGAGCTCGCCATCCTGGAGTTTGACATAGGCATAGTCTCGGAGTTCGTTCCGAAACCAGTGATCGATCGGGACGCCGAAGCCCATTTTGGGCCGATCCATCACTTCATCTGGGACGATGCCGCGGAGCGCTTCTTTCAGGATATATTTCTTGTTGTTGACTCCCTTCAGCTTGAGCTCGAAAGGGATCTTGGCGGAGAGTTCTAGAAGATGGTGATCGAGAAAAGGCGATCGGCCTTCGAGGGATACCGCCATGGTAGCGATATCGACCTTGGCAAGGAGATCTTCGGGGAGGTAGGTGGCAAAGTCAGCATAGAGAGCCTGTTCAGTCCGGTTTCTCGAACCTGACTCAAGAAAGTGTGTCGCTATGAGATCGTAGGTATTTGCATCCCAAACTTTTGATGCAAAGCTATCTGTGTACAGTTCAGCCTTCTGTTCATTGGTGAAGTAGGAAGTAAAGCCCATGTAGCGCTCACGATAGTCCGTTGAAAGTGTTTTCGTCAGGCGATGAAAGCGACTCGTGAGTGTATTCGGTACAGTATCAGCAAGGAGCTTTGTTACCGGAACACCGATAGTTTTTGCGAGCCAGGAAAAGTGTTCAAGGAAAAGCGAAGCCTGAAGTGCAGCATAGCGCGTGTAGCCAGCAAAGTTTTCGTCGCCTCCATCGCCATTGAGTGCTACGGTCACATGTTCACGCGTGAGTTTGGAGACATAGTAGGTCGGGAGCGCGCTTGAATCCGCATAGGGCTCCTCATAGTGTTTGACGAGCATGGGGAGAAGGTCGATAGCATGTGGCTCGACCACGAACTCGGTATGGTCAGTACCAAATGCTTCAGCGACTCGCTTCGCATAGGGGAGTTCATTGTATTTTTCTTCTTTGAATCCGATGGAAAATGTCTTTATCGGCTGTGCAGAATTCCGTGCCATCAAAGCGACGACAGCACTTGAATCGACCCCGCCCGAGAGGAAGGCTCCGATCGGTACGTCGGAAATCATGCGGAGCTTCACTGATTCCTCGAGCGTGCTTATGATACGGTTCTTCCAATCTTCTTCCGGGAGATCGAGCTTCTCGAGTAGTCGAGCTTCCAGTAACGTTCCTTCTGGAGAATTTTGGTCTTCAAATCGAGGTGTAGATAGTGACCGGGTTCAAGCTTGGAAATCCCGACGAATCCAGTCAAAGGAGCTGGGACATACTGAAGTGTCAGATAGTGGTGTATTGCTACATAGTCAGGTTCGCGCTCGTATTCTGGCTGCGTGAGGATGGCTTTCAATTCTGAAGCAAAGAGAAACATCTTCCCATCAAAAAAATATTTGAGGGGCTTCTTGCCGACGCGATCGCGGGCCGCAAAGAGCACTTGCTCTCGCTCATCATAGATCGCAAAAGCGAACATGCCACGCAAATGATCGACGCATTTCTCTTGGTACTTGTCGTACAGCGCGAGGATGATTTCGGTATCGGAGTGCGACTGGAACGTGTACCCGTCCTTTTCGAGGAGCGCGCGTTCCTCTTGGAAATTGTATATTTCTCCATTAAAGACGATCTCATAGCGATTCATGTAGCGCATCGGCTGATGACCAAGCGGAGAAAGGTCAATAATAGCGAGCCGGCGATGGCCAAGTGCGACTGACCGGTCGGGCGAGAGGTAGGAACCA
This is a stretch of genomic DNA from Candidatus Moraniibacteriota bacterium. It encodes these proteins:
- a CDS encoding class I SAM-dependent methyltransferase — its product is MKPEDRENQRYANEDFCTVSKEERLMLDLLKKTVSELGLPNNAVHVLDIGCGSGRISKNLQNLGYHVTGLDFSEEAVKKAVARGIDAKRANLDEGIPPPDATFHIVWAGDIVEHVFDPIGLLRESGRVLKPGGAMLITIPSDVGLVSRVKMLFGISHQEGMYMTSGFYKHHTFFTPRLIRFMLKKAGFNINDFLTVLILGRHRFLVPYLPSMLFNEMVIRAKKPTGL
- a CDS encoding glycosyltransferase family 4 protein; the encoded protein is MKILLPFEIKDIGGTATFAAKFRDRISVHGHTLLNQFQSDFDVLLIIADCPLWIPLYAKLIGKKVVQRLDGVYHPATPAGRLYPLYNLKMWIIHRFLADTVIYQSTFSQRSCELFIGKTGAKHTTVIYNGVDVEKIQARNPFSSSPPTKLVTFAKFRRRDQIEPIVESVKHLDPEAFLLDIYGSYTENLRSLFEGLPDNIHFMGKRKNDEMLGLLSGYDIFLFSDQSACPNSVLEAMAAGLPTVAFERGSIPELIESGYNGKTVAVQNDSDPYRDAYPFSGYQYRMFADAIHDVTTDLLTLSENSHKRAKSTYNLDNMIRSYETLLTDNH
- a CDS encoding methyltransferase domain-containing protein; the protein is MMKYFDPSHNRLVFFAESATPDFWDRQWQDEQLQKHVTAGIHERFVYPTTKKYLPLGSKILEGGCGKGQFVYSLQERGYEAYGIDFAENIIDRLQSLFPLHHFEHGDVRSLPYPDNTFDGYWSLGVIEHFYDGYEAILKEMVRVVRPDGYLFLTFPHMSKLRRNKARRSKFLIFNSELIKNGNFYQFALPEELVIKDLKGHGFTLVEKRPLEGLKGAKDELTGPVQSLLKSIYAGKNIFAQVLSFILARLLAPYSSHSILLVLRKTRS
- a CDS encoding glycosyltransferase, with the translated sequence MATRRRIIHLIHSLGNGGCENMLLRTLPLVSDFEHLVLTLKEPGELAPKFRPVGIPVESINTHHLLSPAGIRRLRARVQEKNPDIIITYLFHADVLGRLALIGATHAPIVPFLRTTFNHPRYAIARIFEWLSKPLVRRYLANSEAVKDFYVQRIGVAAENITVIPNGIDTGYFDQLTPDPELRATLTIGPDNFVITCVANLHPNKGHEFLLKAFEALWPDFPHLRLLLVGDGKERRNIETIIASFRSKDAIRLLGRRSDVPAILKLSHLFVLPTLFEGQSNAILEAMAAGVPVISTDIPENRACIEHETTGFLVPAENVSRLSEAIKQLITDPAAAQSIMVQAKTTIKVRHGLVSIAQDWNDFLHSI
- a CDS encoding glycosyltransferase, which encodes MKPIVLLFQPYLRQHILNFGRGLQKVDFVWQQSKTKKFSYASLPDFDREMRRRKDSWFVRLRRILGIPNIRIKLTTSGDVLFTYGCFLFSNRPFVTYLETGLAPFSYDVGIAKNPIARFIIALSILSPQCKQLIFMSEASRKSFFASVHYPSWITTAAAQKACVVYPLVDTTAAPPKGWSGSLKLLFAGLFYMKGGIELAHGFEALRKKNHNVTLTIITVLRMIKEQDLNYLRSIPGLTLIDAKLNEAEMREMYRTHDIFVLPTFREGFGLVLIEALAHGMPIIATDQYATTEMVIDNENGFVYPDHPLKDYDPETYRMLGKYYSPADFYTDLFRFQDEGKMKPIESFIETSVERFLLDHTLLSRFSQSSIELYERKFAAQKISDQIEAVFLEAASGK
- a CDS encoding glycosyltransferase, with protein sequence MKCAVLISLFNAEQTLDKTFESLSAQTFQDFRIIAVNDASSDNTGARLTHWQSRFGESRFTIIKNQTNLGLTQSLNAGLAVISEPYTARIDADDWWHPEKLQKQLEYFDSHPGCGIIGSWYENISSHGSKRLSLPETDTEIRQSIFKRNPFAHSCVLFRTDIVKHLGGYDETIRYGQDYDLWLRLLPETVFANVPEILCFRMTEGTLTARRQREQMLQCVKTQFKYLKHYQRPFTEYRFILEPLAVALAPDWLRHLKRKYLG
- a CDS encoding methyltransferase domain-containing protein translates to MRERFISLFSDPIDGSAITLNAFKKDGEHVVDGVLESNSNWYPIIDGIPRFLVGELRQNMLQEKLTFFRTYRERLTASAEAEWQGAIDAINDLDAFLAHQKKTGESFAYEWKYIYRENDYEQQNFLHFLSPFVKEADLTGKRTLDIGCGSGRFTKWAALSGAEMAIGSDLGESVAVAYEMTKELPNACIIQADIYAMPFHGAFDFAYSIGVLHHLPEPKQGFLALPKVLKQGGRFLIWVYNRRDNGRALYFYEPLRAVLRHLPKPILYKLCYLPGGVVHGINLFGRWIADIGFPDLEKKLPFNYYRHFPFNMKLNDAFDVLATPKSNYYFVETIEEWFAAAHLKNTKSYEHPEAGITATGIYGN